GCGTCGCGGCCGCCGCAGGCAAGGAGCAGCACGGCCGCAGCGACGGCCGCCGGCGCAGCGACCCCACGCCCCAGCCAGTCAGGCGCGATCCGGGTCTGTGTCGAGTCGAGAATCCTGGACCGGGTCATGAGCTTTTCTCCGTGTCAAAGAACCAGATGACGGCGATGTCCGGGTTGCCGGTGTGGAATACAATCACGCCTTTGCCGGGCGGCGCCGCCACCATCGGCGGCGGCTCGCGGCGAGCGGCTGCAGCCTGCAGCAGGGGCTCCGCCAGTTGCCCGGCGTCCTGGCGGCGGAGCAGCAGCAGGGCCGCGAGCGCGGCGGCCGCGGCCAGGGGCAGCGCCGCCCATGTCCTCAGGCCGCGGGCGAGCTGCGGCGCGCGGGCCGCATCGAGCGTGCGGGCGAGCGCCTGTTCGGCGTCCCGGGCGGGACGGAGCGAAGTGAGGAGCTGGCCGAGGGAGTCCTGCTCGAGCAGCAGGCGTTCGGTCACCGCACGGCAGCGCGGACAAGCACGGACATGGGCGGCCAGGTCGGAGTCACCCTCACCTCGCAGCTCGGCGGGCTCCGCCTCGAGCAACTGGTCGAGCGCAGATTCACACTTCATGAGCCACTCCCCTCGACGAGCCAGGACGAGCGCCATACCCGCGCCCGCCGCAGCGGACAACGGTTCATGAGCCGGTTCCCTCCACCAGCCCGGGCGACCGCTCGAGTATCCGCGAGCGGATGGCCCGCCGGGCCTTGAACAGATGGGCGCGCACGGTCACGGGTTTCATGTCCAGCAGCTCGGCGATCTCTGCAGGCGCAAACCCCTTCAGGTCGGCCAGGTCGAAGACCTCGCGCTGGCGCGGCGGCAGCTCACTGAAGAAGGTGCGCACCAGGTCGGCTGCGCGGGCGGCGTCCAGCGCAGCGGCCGGGTCGGTTTCCCCCTCGAGCACCGGGTCCGCCCAGCGCGCCAGGCCCGCCGCGGCAAGCCGGCGCCGCACCCGGCGGCGGAGCGAGCCCAGAGCGGCGCTGCGGGTCACCTGGTACAACCATGTGCTGAAGCGCGCTCGGCCGCGGTAGCCGGGCAGGTAGCGGTAAAGCCGAAGAAGCACCTCCTGGGTCACGTCGTCCGCCTCGTCGGCATCGCCCGCCATGACCAGCGCCCAGCGATGGATCTGGTGGTAGAATTGGCGTACCAGGGCGCCGAACGCTCGCTCGTCGCCCGCAGCGGCCTGCCGCACGAGGCTCTCCACCAGTTCATCGCCAGCCACCTCTTCCGGTCCGGACAATGCCACTCCAGCGTGGTGGTTGCGTGGGGTGAGACATGCTCGAGCGCCGCCCCGTTTACCAACTGGTCGAATTCGCACGCACGGTCGAATTCAGCCACCGATCCGGGGACCTCGGTGCGTGACCGTACTTACGAACTCGACCACTGAGCTGCCCGGGCAGGCGGCTCGCCACTTGGGTTCTGAGGCATTGGTTGCTCATGACCCCGGGATGAAGCACGTGCCTGCGCATGCAGAAGGGCGTGGGACGTGTCATGCGGCGTCCTGATAACCAGCGGCACCTGCTCAGCCTGATCAATGACCTGCTCGAGTTCGTCAAGATCGAGGGAGGACAGGTCGAGTACCATTTCCGTGACGTGCCGGTCAACGCCGCGCTTCTCGGGCTGGACGGGTTGATCGCGCCGCAGGTGCAGCGGAAGGAACTTCGTTACATCTACCGCCCCTGTGACCCGCAGCTCGCGGTACGCGCGGATCAGGACAAGATCCAGCAGGTGCTGCTGAACCTGCTGTCCAATGCCATCAAGTTTACGGATGCGGGCGGCGGGATAATGCTGGAATCTGAAGTCGACGACGAGCGTGTTGCCATCCACGTCCGCGACACGGGTCGCGGCACCCCGCCCGAGAAGCTGCAGAGCATCTTCGAGCCGTTCGGCCAGGTGGACCGGGCTGGGGCTGGCGATCAACCGCACACTGGCGCGCGGCATGCGCGGCGACGTGGTGGTGGCCAGCGAGCCCGGCAGGGGATCGACGTTCACCGTGTGGCTGGCGCGCGTCGGGGCGGCGCCGGCCGCGTTGGGCTCACCTGCGTGACCGCGGCTGCCCTTGGGGGCTCGCCTCCGTAGCTTCGGCCCCAGGCAGCTCATGCGCGTAGCGTCTCGATCACCGGCCGCGCTGGCGTTACCGGTCGATGCGCGCGCGGATGACGTGGGGCACGTCCAGCTCGTCCCGCACCACACCGTAAAGCCTGTCGCCCCGGAGCAGCAGCGGAGAACCCACCCCGCCCAGAAGGTGCGCCTCAATGCGCGGGTGAGCCAGGTAGCGGCCGTCCGGGGAGAAGACGTCGAAGGACGTGCGCAAGTCGCGGTCCGCACGAGGGAGCAGGACCCACAGCCGGCCGGCGTCATCCAGCAGCAATCCCTCGAATGCCGGCTTGAACCTGGGAATCCGGGATAGATCGACCTGAGCGCCTTGCCCGATCACGGGCTGGAGTCGCTCGATCTCACGCTGCCGCTCGGCGCGACTGACCGGCACCGGCTTCGCTTCCCGCTCGATCATGCGAGCCGTGTCGCCCTTTAGGCGACGCTGATAAATGCGGTAGCGGTCAGGGAAGCCGAACCAGATATAGCCGCGCGGATCAAGCAGCCAGTGCATGCGGGGCGCAAAAGGCACGGCAAAGAAGATCCGCGTCGTGCCCCCCCGGGTTTCCAGTCGGAACGCCTCTTCCTCCGCGTACGGCAGCGGGAACGTGTCCCGAGGCTGCATATCGGAATCGAAGCGTACCAGCGCGTGCACGCGGTCCTCAGGCCGCGGGCCGGCCGCCGCGAAATGCGTGTCGTATAGCCGCCCCTCCCGGTCGAAACCACCCTCCCAGGAATAGCCGTAGCTGGGGATGGGACGCCGGTACGTCCGCAGGAACCGGCCCGCCGTATCGAAAACGGTGTATCGCGTATTCATCGGATCCGCGACCCAGAGGTTGCCGGCCCGGTCCCACTCCATGCCGTTGGCGCCCTGGAATTCGCCCGGACCTCGCCCCTTCCGGCCGATCGTGCGCACGTAAGCGCCGCGGGCGTCGAAGACGCGGATCTCCTGCTCCTGGCGATCCAGCACGTAGATGCGGCCGGCAGCGTCTACCTCCAGGT
The window above is part of the Gemmatimonadota bacterium genome. Proteins encoded here:
- a CDS encoding HAMP domain-containing histidine kinase yields the protein MRRPDNQRHLLSLINDLLEFVKIEGGQVEYHFRDVPVNAALLGLDGLIAPQVQRKELRYIYRPCDPQLAVRADQDKIQQVLLNLLSNAIKFTDAGGGIMLESEVDDERVAIHVRDTGRGTPPEKLQSIFEPFGQVDRAGAGDQPHTGARHARRRGGGQRARQGIDVHRVAGARRGGAGRVGLTCVTAAALGGSPP
- a CDS encoding 6-bladed beta-propeller; protein product: LEVDAAGRIYVLDRQEQEIRVFDARGAYVRTIGRKGRGPGEFQGANGMEWDRAGNLWVADPMNTRYTVFDTAGRFLRTYRRPIPSYGYSWEGGFDREGRLYDTHFAAAGPRPEDRVHALVRFDSDMQPRDTFPLPYAEEEAFRLETRGGTTRIFFAVPFAPRMHWLLDPRGYIWFGFPDRYRIYQRRLKGDTARMIEREAKPVPVSRAERQREIERLQPVIGQGAQVDLSRIPRFKPAFEGLLLDDAGRLWVLLPRADRDLRTSFDVFSPDGRYLAHPRIEAHLLGGVGSPLLLRGDRLYGVVRDELDVPHVIRARIDR
- a CDS encoding RNA polymerase sigma factor, which produces MAGDELVESLVRQAAAGDERAFGALVRQFYHQIHRWALVMAGDADEADDVTQEVLLRLYRYLPGYRGRARFSTWLYQVTRSAALGSLRRRVRRRLAAAGLARWADPVLEGETDPAAALDAARAADLVRTFFSELPPRQREVFDLADLKGFAPAEIAELLDMKPVTVRAHLFKARRAIRSRILERSPGLVEGTGS